From a single Thermoflexus sp. genomic region:
- a CDS encoding kelch repeat-containing protein — translation MAQPEHRMEWIPPEEAGLTDREQEILRLVAQGLANKEIAYRLGISQNTVKVHLRNIFSKTNLQSRTEAAMYAVRFRLVTLMPSFPAIGEEEAEEGEGEEAPLPAEPPATPEEAPKPPAMVSALSKMEESALTAFPRWQAIILLIAFLLGIAWALGPEPARSEAPGVIFQGDQAGQGIERTEALSRWKLIRQMPTPRARFALARWRDWLIVIGGEAPEGITDRVERLDLRRATWERGAPKPYPVAAAAAGTLGDRIYVPGGINPQGQPVDRVDVYDPEADRWLEGPSLPGPLAAYAMAVAGDRLYIFGGWDGRRLQGTVWMLDPARGRWEPRAPMPTPRAFAAAAALDDAIYVVGGYDGQRELAACERYRFAADRWEPCPPLNVGRGGLALVAMDGYLFAIGGGWRIPLAFNERYQPGADHWTPFETPITGTWRNLSAAPGDDAIWILGGWSGELRAGVWRFTPFPFRLFLPATQR, via the coding sequence ATGGCGCAACCCGAACATCGGATGGAATGGATCCCGCCGGAGGAGGCGGGACTCACCGATCGGGAGCAGGAGATCCTCCGCCTGGTGGCCCAGGGGCTGGCCAACAAGGAGATCGCCTATCGCCTGGGGATCAGCCAGAACACCGTGAAGGTCCACCTCCGCAATATCTTCTCCAAGACCAACCTCCAGTCCCGCACCGAGGCCGCGATGTATGCGGTCCGTTTCCGGCTGGTGACCCTGATGCCTTCCTTTCCGGCGATCGGAGAGGAAGAAGCGGAGGAGGGAGAGGGAGAAGAGGCGCCCCTGCCCGCGGAACCGCCAGCGACGCCGGAGGAGGCCCCGAAGCCACCGGCGATGGTCTCCGCCCTTTCTAAGATGGAGGAATCCGCCCTCACGGCCTTTCCGCGCTGGCAGGCCATCATCCTTCTGATCGCCTTCCTCCTGGGGATCGCGTGGGCGCTGGGGCCCGAGCCGGCGCGCTCGGAGGCACCGGGTGTGATCTTCCAGGGCGATCAGGCCGGCCAGGGCATCGAGCGGACTGAGGCGTTATCCCGGTGGAAGCTGATCCGCCAGATGCCCACGCCCCGGGCGCGCTTCGCCCTGGCCCGCTGGCGGGACTGGCTGATCGTGATCGGGGGGGAAGCCCCCGAGGGCATCACCGATCGGGTGGAGCGCCTGGATCTCCGAAGAGCGACCTGGGAGCGGGGGGCACCCAAACCGTATCCGGTGGCGGCGGCCGCCGCCGGAACGCTGGGGGATCGGATCTACGTGCCGGGAGGGATCAACCCTCAGGGACAACCGGTCGATCGGGTGGACGTTTACGATCCGGAGGCAGACCGCTGGCTGGAGGGGCCTTCCCTGCCGGGGCCGCTGGCGGCCTATGCGATGGCCGTCGCCGGGGATCGCCTCTATATTTTCGGAGGGTGGGATGGCCGCCGCCTGCAGGGAACGGTCTGGATGCTGGACCCGGCGCGAGGGCGCTGGGAGCCCCGCGCCCCTATGCCCACCCCCCGCGCTTTCGCCGCCGCCGCCGCGCTGGACGATGCGATCTACGTGGTGGGAGGTTACGACGGTCAGCGGGAACTGGCAGCCTGTGAGCGCTACCGGTTCGCCGCCGACCGCTGGGAGCCATGCCCGCCGTTGAACGTGGGGCGGGGCGGGCTGGCGCTGGTGGCGATGGACGGCTACCTCTTCGCGATCGGGGGCGGATGGCGGATCCCCCTGGCGTTCAACGAGCGATACCAGCCCGGCGCCGATCACTGGACCCCCTTCGAGACGCCCATCACCGGGACGTGGCGGAACCTATCCGCCGCGCCGGGGGACGACGCGATCTGGATCCTGGGCGGATGGAGCGGAGAGCTGCGCGCCGGGGTATGGCGATTCACCCCCTTCCCCTTCCGGCTTTTCCTCCCCGCAACCCAGCGCTGA
- the cofC gene encoding 2-phospho-L-lactate guanylyltransferase, which produces MEIWFLIPVKRLERAKSRLAAVLPQRARIRLTWRLTQRTLRVVARVPEVHPLVISADLRVLALARSMGLDVYFDRWEDLNRALTAARRYAVRHGAEGIGVLPIDLPRVTPEAIRALLQAGFPDRGLVLVPDQRAQGTNALLLRPPEALPFRFGPGSLEAFQAEARARGLPVRLFHHEALTFDLDTEADWAAWRARADLTKR; this is translated from the coding sequence ATGGAGATCTGGTTCCTGATCCCGGTGAAACGGCTGGAACGGGCGAAGTCCCGTCTGGCGGCCGTGCTCCCGCAGCGGGCACGGATCCGCCTCACATGGCGGCTGACGCAGCGCACCCTGCGGGTGGTCGCCCGGGTGCCGGAAGTCCATCCCCTGGTGATCAGCGCCGACCTCCGGGTGCTGGCCCTGGCCCGGAGCATGGGATTGGATGTGTATTTCGACCGGTGGGAGGATCTGAACCGCGCCCTGACCGCCGCCCGCCGGTATGCGGTCCGCCACGGCGCGGAAGGGATCGGCGTGCTCCCCATCGATCTCCCCCGCGTGACCCCTGAAGCGATCCGGGCCCTGCTCCAGGCCGGCTTCCCGGATCGAGGCCTGGTGCTGGTCCCCGATCAACGGGCCCAGGGCACCAACGCCCTCCTTCTGCGCCCGCCGGAAGCCCTCCCCTTCCGGTTCGGCCCGGGGAGCCTGGAGGCGTTCCAGGCGGAAGCCCGGGCCCGGGGCCTCCCCGTGCGCCTTTTCCACCACGAGGCCCTGACCTTCGACCTGGACACCGAGGCGGATTGGGCCGCGTGGCGCGCCCGGGCGGACCTGACGAAGCGGTAG
- a CDS encoding LexA family protein → MADRDRLLSYLEAYWETHGYGPTLEEIRRQMGFASRSHALYHLRALVQKGLVAREPRKHRTWRPVSLPPPPVSIPLKGVVPASSPDQMAEVIPQDLGTLRLPAAWVPHRCRFALWVRGESMIGRGIQPYDIVLIEPVTWSEVRSGDLVVARLRGRNQLTLKELAIEQPKGAARKNEAIYWLRPAHPELPPIRLDRRMWVLEGRVAFRFGPVRDLGAIIQEG, encoded by the coding sequence ATGGCCGACCGGGATCGGTTGCTGAGCTATCTGGAGGCCTACTGGGAGACCCACGGCTATGGCCCCACGCTGGAAGAGATCCGCCGGCAGATGGGGTTTGCCTCGCGTTCCCACGCCCTTTATCACCTGCGCGCGCTGGTTCAAAAAGGCCTGGTGGCCCGCGAACCCAGGAAACATCGGACCTGGCGGCCGGTCTCCCTTCCGCCCCCGCCCGTATCGATCCCCCTTAAGGGCGTGGTCCCCGCCTCCTCGCCGGATCAGATGGCGGAGGTCATCCCTCAGGATCTGGGGACCCTGCGCCTGCCCGCGGCCTGGGTGCCTCACCGTTGCCGGTTCGCCCTCTGGGTCCGCGGGGAATCCATGATCGGCCGGGGGATTCAGCCATATGACATCGTGCTGATCGAGCCGGTGACCTGGAGCGAGGTCCGCTCCGGGGACCTGGTGGTGGCGCGGCTGCGCGGTCGAAATCAGCTGACCCTGAAGGAACTGGCCATCGAACAGCCGAAGGGCGCCGCGCGGAAGAACGAAGCGATCTACTGGCTACGGCCTGCCCATCCGGAGCTGCCGCCGATCCGCCTGGATCGGCGGATGTGGGTGCTGGAGGGGCGCGTGGCGTTCCGGTTCGGCCCCGTGCGGGATCTGGGGGCCATCATCCAGGAAGGATAG
- a CDS encoding DNA translocase FtsK produces MKRRWLEAQADLVEQVLWQHRSPGRVTGGRLTPTAIFFQIVPAPGVRWSRLKGLAEELALALGVPSVRIQREGPVVQLEIPRPDPQTVRFLPLMEQVRRSMSRYPPYTALLGLAADGAPLLIRLTSPQVAHILIAGTTGSGKTSLARTMLASLVLTHRPAQLALVLLDPKGTAFAAFRELPHVQAFVPGDPSEAAARLEAAVRWMERRAQEGISTPRVLIVIDELGDLVQQGGREVGELLTRLAQRGREAGIHLLACTQKPSAALLGGQLTANFPARLVGRVVSAEDARVAAGIGGTGAERLQGKGDFIAVVGGTVTRFQAAYLVPEELRAVLRQRTANERG; encoded by the coding sequence ATGAAGCGGCGGTGGCTGGAGGCCCAGGCGGATCTGGTGGAGCAGGTGCTCTGGCAGCATCGATCGCCCGGGCGGGTGACGGGCGGCCGGCTCACGCCGACGGCCATCTTTTTTCAGATCGTCCCCGCCCCCGGCGTCCGCTGGTCGCGCCTGAAGGGGCTGGCGGAGGAGCTGGCTTTGGCCCTCGGGGTGCCCAGCGTGCGGATCCAGCGGGAGGGGCCGGTGGTGCAGCTGGAGATCCCCCGGCCCGATCCCCAGACGGTGCGCTTCCTCCCGCTGATGGAGCAGGTCCGCCGATCGATGTCCCGTTATCCGCCTTATACCGCCCTCCTCGGGCTGGCCGCGGACGGCGCGCCGCTGCTGATCCGCCTGACCAGCCCGCAGGTCGCCCACATTCTGATCGCCGGGACCACCGGATCGGGCAAGACCTCGCTGGCCCGGACGATGCTGGCCAGCCTGGTGTTGACCCACCGGCCTGCTCAGCTGGCCCTGGTGCTCCTGGATCCCAAGGGGACGGCCTTCGCGGCCTTCCGCGAGCTCCCCCACGTGCAGGCCTTCGTCCCGGGGGATCCCTCGGAGGCGGCTGCGCGCCTGGAGGCGGCGGTCCGGTGGATGGAGCGCCGCGCGCAGGAGGGGATCTCGACCCCCCGCGTGCTGATCGTCATCGACGAGCTGGGGGATCTGGTGCAGCAGGGCGGGCGGGAAGTGGGGGAGCTGCTGACCCGGCTGGCCCAGCGGGGGCGGGAGGCGGGGATTCATCTCCTGGCCTGCACCCAGAAGCCGTCGGCGGCGCTGCTGGGCGGGCAGCTGACCGCCAACTTCCCCGCCCGCCTGGTGGGGCGGGTGGTCTCGGCGGAGGACGCGCGGGTGGCGGCGGGGATCGGGGGAACGGGCGCGGAGCGCCTGCAGGGGAAGGGGGATTTCATCGCCGTGGTGGGCGGAACGGTCACCCGTTTCCAGGCGGCGTATCTGGTGCCCGAGGAGCTCCGCGCCGTGCTCCGGCAGAGAACGGCGAATGAGAGGGGATGA
- a CDS encoding nuclease-related domain-containing protein — MRRKRTLMAVTLGGSLLLIAAALLLGEGRAPGIGRAGWLALALMIRLGSDLLDRIARRGERAVRRAERGAYAEEQVGRILEERGDGFLVIHDLESPYGNIDHLVITREGRIFLLETKSHPGRITADGERLLRNGRPIEKDPIQQVLRNIRWLKGQLRERIGREPWIEGVVVFSRAFVPADLVVRGVRVQNIRYLRQTLQMAGRGDPALWEARERIRQVWKGKSEG; from the coding sequence ATGCGGCGAAAGCGAACCCTGATGGCGGTCACCCTGGGTGGCAGCCTGCTCCTGATCGCTGCGGCCCTCCTCCTCGGCGAGGGCCGCGCGCCGGGCATCGGAAGGGCTGGATGGCTCGCCCTGGCCTTGATGATCCGCCTGGGATCTGACCTCCTCGATCGGATCGCGCGGCGAGGCGAGCGCGCCGTCCGTCGGGCCGAGAGAGGGGCCTATGCGGAGGAGCAGGTAGGCCGCATCCTGGAAGAACGGGGGGATGGCTTCCTCGTCATCCACGACCTCGAAAGCCCTTACGGGAACATCGATCACCTGGTGATCACCCGTGAAGGCCGTATATTCCTCCTGGAAACCAAGTCCCATCCCGGACGGATCACCGCCGATGGGGAGCGCCTGTTGCGAAATGGACGCCCAATCGAGAAGGATCCCATCCAGCAGGTTCTGCGGAACATCCGATGGCTCAAAGGGCAGCTCCGAGAGCGGATCGGGCGGGAGCCATGGATCGAGGGAGTGGTGGTCTTCTCCCGCGCTTTCGTGCCCGCGGATCTGGTCGTCCGCGGCGTCCGGGTGCAAAACATCCGTTATCTGAGGCAAACCTTGCAGATGGCGGGTCGAGGGGATCCCGCCCTCTGGGAGGCACGAGAGCGCATCCGGCAGGTATGGAAGGGAAAGTCTGAGGGTTGA
- a CDS encoding ATP-binding protein, whose product MANHSLDYQIDQAERIGVVGSPSSTSELALDILASAVNRKLVGEFALFRFQQDGKSHYALGQITEIRLRNVWHEDPTMRSLIRQRGRVDAVSERQDTHQGEMVVSAVFCRDRNTYRPSILGTVPATGTPVYRVDDPILEALLAPYQRQLFYLGRVYGSTPKLPLWFKHFDSGPDGAGEAYHVGIFGKTGSGKSVLAKMILLAYARYPQMALLVLDPQGEFAKDLRGEPTGEFRLPMKQILNRLGKPLQVVGVRDLVLDRWELFARILYESPFFEQLSVPTGENRELACQTLADRLQRQHVRLADLYTPQAFQKAWMLLGQELVQKVFYRSDVSRERFRSMHQSADANEFYTRYWLPVASLFREDRQGAQKVDALLYRLFKREEGNRPLVVIDLSEERAKAESPDPSSLPLFRSANAPAGSSAIFWTETVQALVIKRILEGILQAAESAYRESRSLNALVLMDEAHRLAPREDPEDSEKKAVRDLLIDAVRTTRKYGVGWMFISQTLSSLHRGIVDQLRIFFFGFGLGMGQEFRALSELVGGRSRALDLYQLFRDPHSAFDAASREYSFMTTGPVSPLSFAGTPLFFNAFNRVEEFLEANGWADIHPS is encoded by the coding sequence ATGGCGAACCATTCCCTGGATTACCAGATCGATCAGGCGGAGCGCATCGGCGTGGTAGGCTCACCGTCGTCTACCTCCGAGCTGGCGCTGGACATCCTGGCCAGCGCGGTGAACCGCAAACTGGTGGGCGAATTCGCCCTCTTTCGATTCCAGCAAGATGGCAAAAGCCACTATGCGCTCGGACAGATCACCGAGATAAGGCTGCGGAACGTCTGGCATGAGGACCCCACCATGCGAAGCCTGATCCGGCAGCGTGGCCGGGTGGATGCGGTGAGCGAGCGACAGGACACCCATCAGGGAGAGATGGTGGTCAGCGCGGTCTTCTGTCGTGATAGGAACACCTACCGCCCCAGCATCCTGGGCACCGTCCCCGCTACCGGCACACCCGTCTATCGGGTGGACGATCCGATTCTGGAGGCCTTGCTGGCTCCCTATCAGCGTCAGCTGTTCTATCTGGGGCGGGTCTACGGCTCCACACCGAAGCTCCCCCTTTGGTTTAAGCACTTCGACAGCGGCCCGGACGGTGCGGGCGAGGCTTATCATGTGGGGATCTTCGGGAAGACGGGCTCCGGCAAGTCAGTGCTGGCCAAGATGATCCTCCTGGCTTATGCCCGCTATCCCCAGATGGCCTTGCTGGTCCTGGACCCTCAGGGAGAGTTCGCCAAGGACCTGCGGGGGGAGCCCACCGGGGAATTCAGGCTTCCGATGAAGCAAATCCTGAATCGGCTGGGCAAACCCCTTCAGGTGGTTGGTGTTCGGGATCTGGTGCTGGATCGCTGGGAGCTTTTCGCACGCATCCTGTATGAGAGCCCCTTCTTCGAACAGCTCAGCGTCCCGACGGGCGAAAACCGGGAGCTCGCATGCCAGACCCTGGCCGACCGGCTGCAGCGTCAACACGTTCGCTTGGCTGACCTGTATACGCCCCAGGCTTTCCAGAAGGCCTGGATGCTTCTGGGGCAAGAATTGGTCCAGAAAGTGTTCTACCGGTCAGATGTATCGCGAGAGCGATTTCGATCTATGCATCAGAGCGCTGACGCCAACGAGTTCTACACACGTTACTGGCTCCCTGTCGCGAGCCTGTTCCGGGAGGATCGACAGGGGGCCCAAAAGGTGGATGCGTTGCTGTATCGGCTTTTCAAGCGCGAAGAAGGGAACCGGCCTCTGGTGGTGATTGACCTGTCGGAGGAGCGCGCGAAAGCGGAAAGCCCGGATCCCTCCTCCCTGCCCCTGTTCCGAAGCGCGAACGCGCCGGCTGGATCGTCTGCGATCTTCTGGACAGAGACGGTTCAAGCCCTGGTTATCAAGCGGATTCTCGAGGGAATTCTGCAGGCGGCGGAGTCTGCCTATCGGGAGAGCCGTAGCCTCAATGCTTTAGTTCTGATGGACGAGGCCCACCGGCTGGCGCCGCGCGAAGACCCGGAAGATTCGGAGAAGAAGGCCGTTCGCGACCTGCTGATCGATGCGGTCCGTACCACCCGCAAATACGGTGTGGGGTGGATGTTTATCAGCCAGACGTTATCCAGCCTGCATCGGGGGATCGTGGATCAGTTGCGCATCTTCTTCTTCGGATTCGGGCTGGGGATGGGTCAGGAGTTCCGCGCCCTCTCGGAGCTGGTCGGGGGACGGAGCCGGGCTCTGGATCTCTATCAACTGTTCCGGGATCCCCACTCCGCCTTCGATGCCGCCTCCCGGGAGTATTCGTTTATGACCACAGGCCCTGTCTCTCCTCTCTCCTTCGCCGGAACCCCCCTCTTCTTCAACGCCTTCAACCGTGTGGAGGAGTTCCTGGAGGCCAACGGATGGGCGGACATCCACCCATCGTGA